One bacterium genomic window, GCGCCGCGTACATGAGCGGCTTCCCGTTGTAGGTGTCAGGCTGGATCGCGAGCGGCACCTCGTAGGAGATCATGCCCCAGCGCATCTCCTCCTCGTACCCGTCCGGGAGCCGTTCGAGAATCAGGGACCGCACCGCCGAGATCGCCTCCCGCCGATCCTGGGGAAGGCTCGCCAGGTACTCCTCCACGGTCACGGCGTCCGATCTCATCGTGACACAGCATAGAACTGCGCCGGAGTTTCGCGGCGAGGTCGTCGCCCGCGGCTGCTGATTCATCCACGAACTCTGGATCGAAGGAGTTCTCTATCAGGATCGACGCCAGCTCAGCCTCGGAGCGGAGAAGCGAAGGTAGTCAAGGTCTCAGCGCGGTCAGGGGCACCACCGCCACCCCGTCGTCGGCCTGGTAGCCGGGCCCGAACGCCGTCAGCACGATCAGCCGCGCCGGCTCGCCGCGCCGGACCGTGTCCACCCGGGAACGCACGGCTCTCAGGGAATCCATGGCCCTCTTGACGGCCGATGCCCCTCCGAGCTTGATCTCCACAGCGGCCCAGCGACCGTCGAGACCGTCGATGACGGCATCGGCCTCCAGGTTCCTCTCATCCCGGTAGTAGTACAGATGCGCTCCCATCGCCTGGGTGTATACCCGAAGGTCGCGCACCGCCATCGACTCGAACAGCAAGCCCATCGTCTCCAGATCTCGCTCCAGAAACGCCGGGGAACCTCGCAGCGCGGCAACTGCCAGCGCAGGGTCGGCGAAGTACTTCTTGGGGGTCTTCCTCAGACGGGACGCCGATCTGAGATGAGCGAACCAGGCCGGTAATGGCTCAATCACGAAAAGGCGGGCGAGTTCGTCCAGGTAGGCCCCGATGGTTGAACGAGCGGGTGCTCCGGCACCCGCTTCGGCCAGATCGGCCTGCAGAGTGGCGATAGATGCTGTGGTGGCCTCGTTACGAGCAAGGGACGCGAGCAGGTCCGTCACCATCCGCGGGTTGCGTCTTACTCCTGCAACACGGGAGATGTCGATGCGGGCGATATCGCTCAGGTAGTCACGGAGGCGAGCCTGCGCGGTGCCAGCGGCCATCCCGATCATGCGAGGCCACCCTCCGCGACAGATGAGGGACGCCAAGTCGCTGATAGTCCGGCCCATGTCCGGCGCTCTGCATCGACCACCCTCCAATAGCGATGACAGAGACACCTCGCCGGTGGAGTCGCCGGATTCCCACAACGCCATGGGTCTCATACGTACACGGGCGACCCGCCCCGCGCCGGAGTGCTCGGTGAGATCGTCCGGGGGATTCTGCGAGCCCGTGAGTAGGAAGTGTCCGAACCCTCCCCGCCGGTCGCAGGCGCGGCGCATCGGATTCCAAATGCCGCGGACCAGCTGCCACTCATCCAACAGTCGCGGTTCCTCGCCCGCCAGTATCGAGTCCGGGTCCACTTCGGCGGCGATCCGGAGGGCTTCCGACCCGTCCAAGAAGATCTCGCTACGAGCGAACCTCTGCCCGGTCCAGGTCTTGCCACAGCCTCGCGGGCCCTCTATGAGCACGGCGGGTGACGAGGCTAGAGCTGCGGCTACCTCGGCGTCCACCGCTCGATCCAGATAATCGGGACTCCCGTGATCGACCAAGGCTCCTCCACAGGGCTGGTTGGCAAACTACACTTTGGGACGATTCTACACTCCACTTTGCGAGTGATCTGCAATGCACTTTGCGGAGTTCATGCACTCCACTTTGCGAAACATGGTGTCGTTCGGGCTGTGGGAGGCGGGAGGGACTCGGGGGGTCGACTTCGCTTACGGATCGAGGCCGAGGAGTTTCCTGGGATTGGTCCTGACCATCTTGCGGATGTCCTCGGCCGGCACGCCCAGGTCGAGGAGGCAGGCGATGAACTCGCGTAGGCCTTCGACCGGCGCCGGCAGGGTGTACCCGCCGAAGTCCGTCGCCAGGATGCAGTGATGCGTTCCCACCTGCCGCATCTGCTCGGCGGACTTCCTGATGCCGCCGCTCGCCTCCCCCGTCATCTCCTCGTCCGCCGCGTACGCCAGCTCTACGTAGTAGTGGGTCTTGGGGATCGACGTGGTGTGCGTGTAGGCACCCAGGGTGTACTCGATGAAAGCGCCCCTCCGGGCCATGTGCCGGAGCTGGTCCGTCGAGGCAGCCTGGGTGACGGCGGTGGCTACCAGCACGTTACCGATGCCGTACTCGTGTGCGAGATCGACCAGGCGGATGGCCTCCTCGGGCGAGACGTGGCCCGTGTTCAGGAAGACACGGGGATGGTCCGAGATGACGCTCAGGATCTCGTCCAGTTCGGGCCCCGCCGGCCCTTCAACGGGGATGCGGATGGACCGATCCACCTCCTCCCTCCTGAACTCCGGGTACAGGTCCTTCAGTGGTGTGAACTTCCCGTCCACGATCCGGCCCTCCCTGGAGGCCTGGTAGTAGGTGGAGTGGGCGCCGAAGCTGATGAACCTGGCGCCATCGCCGTACCCGATCGCCGTCTTGACAGCCCGAGGGTTCAGGCCGCCGTACGCGGTATTGAGGATCAGACCGCCGTAGACCGTGAAGTCGGGCACGGCCCGGTTCACGATCCAGGCGATCCCGTTGCTCATCTGGAAGACGTCCATCAGCACGATGGCCCTCATGCCTGCGTCCCGGGCCTCGATGGCCGCCTCGATGGGGTCCAGCCGTCGCGGGCTGCTGGGCAGGTGCGGGGTGGCGTGGACGTGGATGTCTATGGCACCTTCGAGAAGCTGCCGGGACAATTCGAAGGAACGGTTCTCGGGCAACATCATGCGACGGTCCCAGTCCCGGTCAAGCGCCGGGCTGGTTGATCAGGTGGGTGGCGGCGTTGTCGAAGTGGTCGAACATGGCGGCCCGGACCTCGGCAGGGAGGGGGCGGCCGGTGCCGTCGGCCAGGGTTGCGACATCGAGAGAGGCTGCCATGTGCGCCATCCAGGCGTCACGCTCGGCAGGGCCGATGGCAAAGGGCATGTGGCGCATCCGCAGGCGGGGATGGCCCCGCTCCTCGCTGTAGCGCGGCGGCCCACCCCAGTACTGGGCCAGGAAGCCGGCCAGGCGCTCGCGGGATCTCCGCAGGTCCCGCGGATACATGGGCCGCAGCAACGGGTCTCCCTCCACGGCATCGTAGAAACGGTCGACGAGATCGTCAAAGAATCGCTGGCCTCCGACCGTCTTGTAGACGGTGGGAGGAGCCTTCGTCGCCTCTCGTAGTGATCCGCGGAGGATCACCTTCGTCGGCTGACCAAAGTCGCCTGCCACGTTGCCCGGCTCGCTCACCTTCCCAGCCTAGATAATCGGGTTCTCATCGGCCCTATGCAGCTGCCGAAGGATGGGACACCGGTGTCGAACGCGCGACTTACCGTCAGGGTGCCGCGCGGCGGCTCAGATGGGGAAGAAGACCGGTACCAGGGCGACGACTATGCCCAGGACGACCACGGTCAGCGGAGTACCGACGCGGGCGTAGTCGATGGCCCGGTAACCACCCGCTCCCATGACGAGGAGGTTGGCCTTGTGGCTGAACGGAGTCATGAAGGCGGCCGACGCGGCCAGGCTCACCCCCATCATGGCCGCGTAGGGGTTCATGCCCAGCTGAGCAGCCGTTTCCAGGGCGACCGGCGCCAGGAGGACCACCGCCGGGGCCCCGTCAAGAGCCTGGCTGAGAAGGCTGGCAAGTACCACCAGGGCGATGAGGATGGCGAGGTGGCCCATCGGTCCCAGCCACTCCCTCACCCTGCTGACCAGGAGCAACGCCGCGCCGGTGCTCTCCATGGCGATCCCCACCGGCAGGACCGCCGCCACCAGGAAGATGGTGCGCCACTCGATGGCCCGGTATGCCTCCTCCATGGTGACGGTGCCGAACAGCAACACGAGGCTGGCGGCGATGAAGGCGGCCACGTGGATGGGCTGGATGCCCAGCACCACCATCGCGACCATCAGCAGCAACGCTCCCAGCGCGATGGGGGCCTTCTTGGGACGGCGAGGCCGCATCCCCGCCGGTGAGAGCACCACGAAGTCGGGGTCGGAACCGAGCAGGCTGATCCGCTCCCAAGGACCCTGCACCAGTAATCCATCACCGAAGCGGAACGCCAGATCGGCGAGGTCCTCGTAGATGGAGCGGCCGTCCCTCCAGACCGCCAGCAACTGGAGGCCGTAGCGATCCCGGAACTGCAGCTCGCGTGAGGTCTTACCCTCGATCGCCGAGCGGGGCGCCAGCGCCACCTCGACGATGCCGAAGTCCTCCGATTCGAGCTCTCCCTCACCCACCCGGGAATCCACCTCTACGTCACCCAGCCGGACCAACCTCTCGAACCGGGCCGGCTCGCACGCCACCAGCAGACCATCGCCGGCCTCGAGCACGTCGTCGGGATGCACGTCGAGACGGGTTACGTCATCACGGATGATCCCTCCGACCGTGACTCCCACCAGTTCGCTCAGCCGGCTCGACCCCACCGTCGATCCCGCCAGCGAGGAACCCTCCGGGACGCGGAGTACCGAGAGATGGCCCTCGAAGGCCTGCATCGCCGACAGCCCCAGGTCCTTCACCAGGAAGTTCGGGTCGGGTTGCATCTCCAGCAGCTGGGAGCGGGGCCCGATAGCGATCACATGATCCCCGGCGTGGATGGTCCGGGATGCCAGGTTCTCCCGCATGACCTCCCCATCCCGCTCCACGCCTACGATCACCGCCTCGTAACGGTCCCTGAAGCGCGCTTCGCGCGGGCTTGTTCCTGCCAGGCTCGACGAGGCGGGAACCTCGAACCTGATGGCGGTGAAACCTCGTCTCGGCCTGGGGAGTTGGCGGGTCGAGGTCGGCTGGAGTTCCACCTCCCCGACCCGCAGCAGGTCCTCGAGATCCGACAGCCTGCCCTCCACGAGAAGAACGTCACCGCCCCTCAGAAGGGTGTCGGCCGTCGGGGAGAGGTGCTTGGCGCCCCGGTGTATGGCTACCACCTTGATGCCCAGGGCGCCGGACAAGTGGGCTTCGGACAGGGTGACGCCGTCCATGGCGGACGGCTCGGGAATGCGGATCGTGAACAGGCGCTCCTCGAGTTGGTAGATGTGGGTCAACTCATCCGCCTCCGACTCCGCAGGACCCACCTGACGGTCGGGAAGGAGCCGCCGGCCGACCGTGATCATGAACAGGATTCCGGCGGCGAGGAGCACCAGCCCGATGGGAGTGAAGTCGAACAGACCGAACGGCGTCATGTCCCGCTCGGCGATGATGGTGGCGGCGACGATGTTGGGCGGGGTGCCCACCATGGTGGTCGTGCCGCCCAGGATCGACCCGAACGCGAGGGGCATCATCAGGCGCGAAGCCGGCAGCCCCGCCCTCCGGGCGATTCCCGCCACCGCCGGCATCAGGACCGCGGTGGCGGCGATGTTGTTCATGAACCCCGAGAGGATGCCCGACACCAGCATGAGGGTGATGATCAGCGGGACCTCCCTGCTGCCCACCAGGGTGTAGACCTTGGACGCCACGACGTCGGCTATCCCCGTGTAGAGCAGAGCGGCGCTGATGATGAAGATGGCGAGCATTGTTATCACGGCCGGCGAGGCGAAGCCGCTGAAGGCTTCCGTAGGCCCCACGTAGCCTCCGACGATCAGCACCGCCAGGCCCAGGAAGGCAGTCAGGTCCACCGGAAGCTTGGCGGTCAGGAACAGGTAGGCCATCACCACCAGCAGCAGGATCAGGAACCCGATCTCCCAGGTCACGAGCCTGCCCCGTCGACAGGAGCCTTCAGCCCGTTGGGTCTGCCTGCAAAGTAATCCATCGTGCGGTCCCTGTTTCCAGCGCTCCGGTTCACCGTGCGATCAAAACGACCAGAGACGGGGAATGAAGATCACCGACAGGATCCAGAAGATGATGCTGAGGGGCACGCCGGTACGCAGGAAGTCCGTGTACCTGTAGCCACCCGCGTTGTAGATCATCGTGTTCGTCTGGTAGCCCACCGGCGTGGAGAAGCCGGTCGAGGCGGCGAAGGTGATCGCCATCAGGAAGGGCCGTGGGTCGACGCCGATCTGCTCAGCGGTGGAGATGGCTATGGGCGCGAGGAGCACCGCGGCCGCGGCGTTGCTCATCGTGTCGGTCATCACCGAGGTCATCAGGTAGATGACCGCGAGCACGGCCACCGGCCCCATACCGCCCACCACTCCGACCGCCCGCTCCGCCAGGAACCCGGCCGCGCCGCTGGTCTGCATGGCTATCCCGAGCGGGAGGATCCCGGCGAGGAGGAAGATGACCTGCCAGTTGATGGCCTGGTACGCCTCGTCCAGTCTCAGCACGCGGGTCAGCAACAACGCGAGGCAACCGAGCAGCGCCGTCACGAGGATCGGGAAGACGTTGAAGGCGGCCAACCCGACGACAGCAACGAGGATCCCTATCACCAAGGGAGCGCGGTGTCGTAGGGCCGTACCCGGGACCTCGTCGAGCACGATGAAGCCTCTGTTGCGTCGCAGCGCCCTGATCTCGGCCTCGTGTGCCTGGACCAGGATCACGTCGCCGAGGCTGAGGGTGACGGTGCTGAGCCGGTCGTGGATCGTCTCGCCCCGGCGCTGCATGGCCAGCACCAGCGCCTTGTAGCGGTTACGGAAGTCCAGTTCCTTGAGGGTGTGGCCGATGAGCTCGGACCCCGGCGCGACCAGGGCCTGCACCAGGCGCAGGTCCTCGGTCTGCAGCGTCTCGTCCCTCAGTTCGAAGTCGACATTGAGCTCCAGGCCCATGGAGTCGCGCAGGCGGATCAACTCGTTGATCTCGCCGCGCACGAGGAGCACCTGATCCGGTTCGAGGACCTGCCGGAGCGGCGCCCATCCGGCATCCCCGATGTGCAGAACGCGTAGCACCGTGACGTCGTGCTCCTCACCGAGGCGGCTCTCGAGCACGGTCTGGCCGACCAGCGGCGAGTTACTCCGCACCCGCATCTCGGTGACGTACTCGCCGAGGTTGTACGTGCTGGCGAGCTCGCTCACCTGGCGGTCTGGTAGCAGCCAACGCCCGAACACAAGGAAGAAGGTGACTCCTGCGGCGAAGAGGATCAGGCCCATCCGGCTGAACTCGAACATGCTGAACGACCCGTACCCGGCCTGCTCGGATATCGAGCTGACCAGCAGGTTGGTGGAGGTGCCGATCAGAGTGCAGACGCCCCCGAACTGAGAGGCGTAGGAGAGCGGGATGAGCAGCTTGGAGGCGGAGACTCTGCGCCGGTTGGCGAGGATCGTGACCAGCGGGATGAAAACCGCCACCGCTGCCGTGTTGTTGACGAACGCCGACATCACCGTGATCGTGCTCATCACGACCACCAGCGCGCTGTAGTGGTCCTTGCCGAAACGGACCATGACCCGTCCTACCGCAGCCGTGGCGCCGGTCTTCTGGAGGCCCGCGCTCAGGATGAACATGGCGGCCACCGTGAGGGTTGCCGGATTGCTGAATCCGGAGAACCCCTCCTGTGGCGTGACCAGACCCAGACCCAGCAGGGCGCCCAGACCGAGCAATGCCACCATGTCGAGGGGGTACTTCTCGGCAACGAACAGGGCGACCGTTCCGACGAGAATGGCAAGGACGAGTACCGCGTCCAGCGACATATCCGTACTACTCGGGAGATCGAACGGATGGGAGTGGGGTCATGACTCCTCCCCAGGTTCCAGCTCTCGCGATACTGAGCCGGCGGCTCGCTTCGGCGCCTGGTATCCGACTCCGGATACCTTATCACGGGCTCCCGCCGCCGAACGCGCCCGCCCATATGTCAGAATCCGGGGTCAGCCACGGCGAGGACAGGTATGCCCGGTGATAACGCTCCCACCCTCAGGATCGGATTGCTGGCCGTCTACTTCGGGTTGTTCGATGCGGCCATGCCGCCCGAGTTCCGGCAGGAGCGCACGGCATTCGCCGAGGCTTTGCGGACCCGGCTCGAGCAGTTCGGATCGGTCATCTACCCCGGCGTGGTGGACAATGACGAAGCGGGGCGGGAGGCCGGCGTGCTGTTCGCCCGCTCCGACGTCGACGTGATCGTCTTCGCGCCCACCATGGCCGCCCCGCCCAGCTACGGATGGGAGGCGATCCGGAATCTCCCCCGGGTGCCGGTGGTGGCGGTAGGGGCGCAGGAACTCATCGAGGTGCCGGACGACTACGCCACCGAGGAGGCCACCCGCAGGAGCCTGACGGTCGGTCTGGTCATGTTCACGAACGTGCTGGTCAGGATGGGCCGGCAGTTCACCACGCTGGTCTCTTCGGTCATCGGGGACGAGCTCGACACCGTCCTCGGCGATACGCTGAGAGCAGCGGATGCCGCCGCCACGGTCACCAAGTCCCGGCTGCTCACCATCGGCAAGCCCATCCCGGGCTACATGGACGTCGAGGTCACCGGCGAGCAACTGGTCGATCTGGGGGTCGAGGTCATCGACGTCGATCCGCCGGGGATCGCCGCGGCGTTCCGGGCGGTGGGCGACGGCGAGGTGTCCGCCCTCGTCGGTGAACTCCGGGCTCGTTTCGAGGCCGACCGGGTCGACGATCAGGTCCTTGCCCGCTCCGCCCGGCTCGCTCTGGCCATGAAGGAGCTGTGCCACCAGAACGACGCCAACGCCGGGGCGGTCAACTGCCACGGCGACGCGCTCCGCTGGAATCCGGAAGTGGGTGTGACCGCCTGCCTGGGAGTGGCCTTGTGCGCCGAGGCCGGGTTGCCCTTCGCCTGCACCGGCGACATCCCCACCGCGATCGCTCTGGCCATCGGGAAGCGCCTGGCCGGATCGGCCCTGTACTGCGAGCTTTACCAGGTCGACTTCCCGGGGAACTGGATACTGGTGGCCAACGGCGGAGAGGGCGACCTCACCATCCGGGCGGCGTCGTCCCGCGTGACCCTGCTCCCCGAGGACCACTACATGGGCGATCACGGACCGGGGACCGCGGTGGCGTTCGAGCTCCCGGAAGGGCCGGCCACGCTGATCAGCCTCAGCCCGATCGATCACAGCAACGGATGGGTCCTGGTGGGCGCCGAGGGCCGGATCCTCGACTCGAAGCACCACGCTATGGAGGGGCCCAACGGGATGTTCCGGTTCGACTCGGGAGAAGTGGCCGGGGCCTACGCCCGATGGTGCGAAGCGGGCGCCACCCACCACGCCGCCGTGCTGCCGGGCCACCAGGGGGATGTGCTACGCCGGACCGCCGCAATGCTGCGGATAACCTATACCGCGGTGTAGCGGAACGCTAGAAGTAGGCAGACGTGTGTTTCGACCAGGACTCCGCTCCTCCCATCCCGAAGGGGGATCGACCGGCACAGCGTCGCGATCTGGTACTGACCGCGCGGGACGGCAACCGCTTCTCCGCATTCGAGGCCGCCGGAGGCACGCCTTCGACGGCCGCGGTGGTGGTCCTGCCCGACGTGCGGGGCTTGTTCCGGTTCTACAAGGAACTGGCCCTACTGCTAGCCCACGCCGGCCATGATGCGGTGGCCGTCGACTACTTCGGACGCACCGCCGGGCTCGGTGAGCGACCCCACGAGTGGGACTTCTGGCCCCATGTCCACGACACCACGTTCGCCGGCATCCGGGACGACGTGGCCGCAGCCGTCTCCCATCTC contains:
- a CDS encoding DUF4143 domain-containing protein, whose translation is MVDHGSPDYLDRAVDAEVAAALASSPAVLIEGPRGCGKTWTGQRFARSEIFLDGSEALRIAAEVDPDSILAGEEPRLLDEWQLVRGIWNPMRRACDRRGGFGHFLLTGSQNPPDDLTEHSGAGRVARVRMRPMALWESGDSTGEVSLSSLLEGGRCRAPDMGRTISDLASLICRGGWPRMIGMAAGTAQARLRDYLSDIARIDISRVAGVRRNPRMVTDLLASLARNEATTASIATLQADLAEAGAGAPARSTIGAYLDELARLFVIEPLPAWFAHLRSASRLRKTPKKYFADPALAVAALRGSPAFLERDLETMGLLFESMAVRDLRVYTQAMGAHLYYYRDERNLEADAVIDGLDGRWAAVEIKLGGASAVKRAMDSLRAVRSRVDTVRRGEPARLIVLTAFGPGYQADDGVAVVPLTALRP
- a CDS encoding DUF6282 family protein, whose product is MMLPENRSFELSRQLLEGAIDIHVHATPHLPSSPRRLDPIEAAIEARDAGMRAIVLMDVFQMSNGIAWIVNRAVPDFTVYGGLILNTAYGGLNPRAVKTAIGYGDGARFISFGAHSTYYQASREGRIVDGKFTPLKDLYPEFRREEVDRSIRIPVEGPAGPELDEILSVISDHPRVFLNTGHVSPEEAIRLVDLAHEYGIGNVLVATAVTQAASTDQLRHMARRGAFIEYTLGAYTHTTSIPKTHYYVELAYAADEEMTGEASGGIRKSAEQMRQVGTHHCILATDFGGYTLPAPVEGLREFIACLLDLGVPAEDIRKMVRTNPRKLLGLDP
- a CDS encoding globin translates to MLRGSLREATKAPPTVYKTVGGQRFFDDLVDRFYDAVEGDPLLRPMYPRDLRRSRERLAGFLAQYWGGPPRYSEERGHPRLRMRHMPFAIGPAERDAWMAHMAASLDVATLADGTGRPLPAEVRAAMFDHFDNAATHLINQPGA
- a CDS encoding SLC13 family permease yields the protein MTWEIGFLILLLVVMAYLFLTAKLPVDLTAFLGLAVLIVGGYVGPTEAFSGFASPAVITMLAIFIISAALLYTGIADVVASKVYTLVGSREVPLIITLMLVSGILSGFMNNIAATAVLMPAVAGIARRAGLPASRLMMPLAFGSILGGTTTMVGTPPNIVAATIIAERDMTPFGLFDFTPIGLVLLAAGILFMITVGRRLLPDRQVGPAESEADELTHIYQLEERLFTIRIPEPSAMDGVTLSEAHLSGALGIKVVAIHRGAKHLSPTADTLLRGGDVLLVEGRLSDLEDLLRVGEVELQPTSTRQLPRPRRGFTAIRFEVPASSSLAGTSPREARFRDRYEAVIVGVERDGEVMRENLASRTIHAGDHVIAIGPRSQLLEMQPDPNFLVKDLGLSAMQAFEGHLSVLRVPEGSSLAGSTVGSSRLSELVGVTVGGIIRDDVTRLDVHPDDVLEAGDGLLVACEPARFERLVRLGDVEVDSRVGEGELESEDFGIVEVALAPRSAIEGKTSRELQFRDRYGLQLLAVWRDGRSIYEDLADLAFRFGDGLLVQGPWERISLLGSDPDFVVLSPAGMRPRRPKKAPIALGALLLMVAMVVLGIQPIHVAAFIAASLVLLFGTVTMEEAYRAIEWRTIFLVAAVLPVGIAMESTGAALLLVSRVREWLGPMGHLAILIALVVLASLLSQALDGAPAVVLLAPVALETAAQLGMNPYAAMMGVSLAASAAFMTPFSHKANLLVMGAGGYRAIDYARVGTPLTVVVLGIVVALVPVFFPI